CACCCATCGCCCGTCGCCTAACGCCCGGATATGCCGGTTTTGCCGAGAGTGGCGTGCCGCCCGCAAGCTCATTGCCGCGTCGTCCCGCGTGTTGTAGTCTTTCAACAACCTCATCCGTTTCCAAACGAACCGACATGCCGGCCGAGCGACTCACGGGCATCTTCACTCCCAACATCGTGCCGCTCGACCCGCGCGGCGAGATCAACGAGCCGGAGCTGCGCCGCTACACCGATTGGCTCATCGACCGCGGCGTTCACGGCCTCTACCCCAACGGGTCGACCGGCGAGTTCACGCGGTTCTCGCCCGAAGAACGCCGCCGCATCATCGCCATCATGGCCGACCAGACGCGCGGCCGCGTGCCGATCCTGGCGGGCGCCGCCGAAGCCAACGTCCGCGAAACCATCGCCGCCTGCGAGTATTACCACGGCCTGGGCGTGCGGGCGGTGGCCATCGTGTCGCCCTACTACTACCGGCTCAGCCCGGCCAGCGTCTACGCCTACTTCCGCGACATTGCCCGGCATTCGCCCGTCGATATCACGCTTTACAATATCCCCATGTTCGCCTCGCCGATCGACGTGCCGACCATTCAGCGGCTGAGCGACGAATTCGAGCGCGTGGTGGCCATCAAGGATTCGTCGGGCGACTTGCCGAACATGATCCGCATGATCAAGGCCGTCCGCCCCCATCGGCCCGACTTCAGCTTTCTTACCGGATGGGACGCCGCCTTGATGCCGATGCTGCTCATCGGCTGCGACGGCGGCACCAACGCCACCGCCGGCATCGTGCCGGAGCTGACCCGCAAACTCTTCGACCTGACGCTCGCGCGGCGGATCGACGAAGCCCGTGAACTGCAATTCAAGCTGATCGGCCTGTTCGACGCGATGCTCTTTTCGGCCGACTTTCCCGAAGGTTTTCGGGCGGCGCTTTCGCTGCGCGGTTTCAACCCCGGCGCCAGCCGGCAACCGCTCAGCGACACGCAGCAGGTGCAGATGTCCGCCTTGCGCGACACCTTGCAATGCTTGCTGGCCGAAGAGGGCTATGCCGACCAGCCGATCGGTGGTTGTCCGCCCGGCGGTGCCCGGCCCGATGCGAAAGCGGTCGATCAGATCGTGCAAGGCGTGATGGCGGAGCTGAAGCGGCGCGGAATGGCGTAAGAATGCCGAATGCCGACCGACGATCGCTGTGGTATGCCGCCTTTCTGCTGCTGGTGTTTCTGGTCGGCTGCGTCGAGCTGGAAGATCCCGACATCTGGTGGCATCTCCGCACCGGTCAGTTGATCTACGAGCGCGGCGCCGTGCCGCGCACCGATTGGTTCACCTACACCAACCCGGACAGCCCGTGGATCGACCTTCATTGGGGCTTCCAGCTTATCGCCGCGGCACTGTGGAAACTGGGCGGCGTGCCGGCGCTGGTTGTGACGAAGAGCCTGTTGGCGGTCGCGACGTTCGGCGTGGCGATGGCGGCCGGGCAATCCATGATTCACCCGCCTCAGGCCGGGAAGCCCGACCTGCGCTTCGCTTGGCAGACGGTGGCCTGCTGGTTGCCGCCGGTGCTGATTTTCTCCGGCCGCAACCAGGTGCGGCCCGAGATGTTCTCGCTGCTCTTTCTGGCCGCCGAGCTGGCGATTCTCTTGCACGCGCGCTCCAGGCCGCGGCTGGTTTGGTTCTTGCCGGTCATTCAGCTTTTGTGGATCAACGTTCACGGTCTTTTCGTGCTGGGCCTGGTGCTGTGGGGATGCTTTGCCGTCGACCAATTGATTCAGGCGAGCGTGCGGCGTCAGCCTCCCGGTAGTTCAACTGCTACCGGCCCGTTCACGCGCGCCGGCACTCGCCTGTTCCCGATCAGCGGACTGCTGCTTGCCGCGACTCTGGCCAACCCCTACGGCGTTCATGGTGCGCTTTTTCCGATCACGCTGCTGGCGCGCATCGAAGGTCCCGATCACCAGTTCTATTCCCAGTTCTCCGGCGAATTCTTGGGCATACCGGATTTCATCTCCCTGCACGGCGTGCTGCCGCTGTTCCGCGATCTGACGATCTTGATGTTGGCGGTGTTGTTCGTGTTGGGTCTTTTGAGTTTCGTGCCGGGCATCCGGCGGCGGCGCGTCGATCTCTTCCGCTTGGCCATTTTTGCGCTCTTCGCCTGGCTGGCCTGGAAGGCGAACCGCAACGCGGTGTTGTTCGCCCTGGTGGCGGGCACGGTCTTGCAGGCCAACGTGGCCGAATGGCTGTCGGAACGTTCGCGGACGTCGCGCCGCTTCGGCCTGGGGCGCGTGCTGACGGCGGCCGCTCTCGGCGTGCTGATCCTCGGCGTGCCCTTCGATTTGCTTTCGAAGACCAAGGTCCGGCCGGGTGAGAGTCCGCGGCTGTTTGGCGTGCGGGAGATTCCACGTGCTTTTCCGCACGAAGCAGCGGAGTTCCTGGGCCGCGAGGGGATGCCTCGCTACTGTTATGCGCTCGACGAAGGCGCCGCCGCGGTGTACCTCTTTCACAATGGGCCACAACGCCGCGTCTTCGCCGACGCCCGACTCGAGGTCAACACGCGTGCGACGCTCGAACGCTACCTGGCCGTCGAACGCCTGCTGATGCATGGCGACCCGCGGGTGTTCGACGAATTGACGCGGGACGTTCCGCCCGACGGCGAGGGCAAGAAGGAAGTTCCGGCCCTGCTGATTTCTCTTCGTTACCTGGCCACGAATCCGCGACTGCAAACCGGGCTGGCGATGTTGAAGCGATTTCGCCGGGTGTACGTCGATTATGTGGCGGTGGCGTTCCTCGACGAAAGCCAAGCCGAGCTTCTGGGCCTGGCCGAAGTGCGTGAATAAGCCGCTTCGCAATGGGATTCAGCGCTGTAGAATAAGCAGTATCGGAGTGGGCGCGTTGATTCTCCGACCTGCTGCTTTTGCGAACGAGGGCCGATCGACATGAGCTTGGACCATCTTCCAGACACCGGGCACGTCCCATTCGCCGGGCCGGGGCAATCTGCCGATGTTGAGCGCCGCCAGGAGCACGCAAGGCGCGGCGCATGGAACGACGTCATCGACCGCGTTCTCGTCGAGTGGCGGCTACACCCCGAACGCCTCGAAGATGACGGCATCGATTCGCCCACTCCGGCCGCGATCGCCGGCGCCAGCCGCACGGCATGTCAGCTTCGCGACGACGGATCTCCGTTACCGACAAACATCGCTCCGACGGGCGACGGCGGAGTGGCGCTGCACTATGAGCACAAAGATGTCTTGCTCACGATTGAAGTCGACGCCGCCGGCAAGCGCGAAGTGCGGTTCTTTTTTGAAGGCGAGCTGGTACGGCTCAGTGACGCGCAGCCCAGCTAACGACACCCTACGATGGCCGATTCCGCCGATCTCGGCTCCATTGCCGCCGACGAACTGCTTCTGCGCCGGATACCGGAATCAACCAACTGGTAACCGGCCTGACTCAGGATTCATCGATCCGGCGGCCTTGACGCCCAACAAGAACGACGTCACCGGCCTTTCAATGGGCCGCGCCGCATTCTGCGGCCCCGAGGAAGAAGCGGCCAAGGGCCGCTCCGGAAAAAGGTACTACGTGGCTGTGCTCCTTGCCGCAAAAGTGAAGGCCGGTGGAGCTGCCGTTGTTCCGCGCCCGCTGCCGGACGACGTCGGCCATGCCGAGATCGTCAATCTCACATATCGGAGCAAAAAAACCGAGGAATCGCTCAAGCTCATCCAATCGCTCCGATCAGCCGTTCTTCGAGTAGAGGGACCTTTCGACGGGCGTGCCGTTCCGGGCTAGGATTTCGCCGCCGAGCAAATCCTGACACGGCCCACCGCCTCATTGCACGCGGTCGGGGGGACGCTTTACAATACTGGTCGTTCCCCAAATCGCGGCGGGCGTCGGCGGTAGCGGCGCTCGCCTGAACTCCACGTTTCAAGCAGGCGGCGGTTTTATGGCAACGGTGCTCATCGTCGACGATTCGGCCGTCGATCGGCGGCTCGCGCAAGGCGTTCTGGAAAAGAACCCGGAATTGGCCTTTCTCTATGCCGTCGACGGCGCCGACGGGCTGGAACAGATCAAAATCTCGCCGCCCGACCTGGTGCTCACCGACCTGCAGATGCCGGTCATGAGCGGCCTGGAATTGGTGCGCCAGGTGCGCGAGAAATATCCCCTGATCCCGGTGATTCTGATGACGGCGCAAGGAAGCGAAGAAATTGCCGTGCAGGCCCTGGCTTCGGGGGCCGCCAGCTATGTGCCCAAGTCGCGGTTGGCGCGCGACCTGGCCGACACGGTCGATACGGTGCT
The Pirellulales bacterium DNA segment above includes these coding regions:
- a CDS encoding dihydrodipicolinate synthase family protein; translation: MPAERLTGIFTPNIVPLDPRGEINEPELRRYTDWLIDRGVHGLYPNGSTGEFTRFSPEERRRIIAIMADQTRGRVPILAGAAEANVRETIAACEYYHGLGVRAVAIVSPYYYRLSPASVYAYFRDIARHSPVDITLYNIPMFASPIDVPTIQRLSDEFERVVAIKDSSGDLPNMIRMIKAVRPHRPDFSFLTGWDAALMPMLLIGCDGGTNATAGIVPELTRKLFDLTLARRIDEARELQFKLIGLFDAMLFSADFPEGFRAALSLRGFNPGASRQPLSDTQQVQMSALRDTLQCLLAEEGYADQPIGGCPPGGARPDAKAVDQIVQGVMAELKRRGMA